The Streptomyces achromogenes genome window below encodes:
- a CDS encoding alpha/beta hydrolase, giving the protein MGLTSNKVLLLSVLFAVLLFIGTVWLWPRLAKRNWRAVGGRVGLLLATQLALFVSIGLSANQAFGFYASWADLFGQETDQGVVVDHAKGGAPAGPLRVVDTRRVDGGGSGMPRFGGQIQKIAVIGRTTDIATPAYVYLPPEYFDPQNRTRTFPAAVVLTGYPGTAEALVNKLHYPSTARTLAKNGRMQPMILVMMRPTVAPPRDTECVDIPHGPQTESFFAKDLPEAVTAHYRVNKKPGGWGIIGDSTGGYCALKLAMHHPEVYGAGAGLSAYYKAPSDPTTGDLFHGNKKLRNEADLHWFLKNRSAPATSLLVTSSKAGESNYKPTLKFIELAKSTHRTRISSIILESGGHNFNTWRREIPPTLEWVSERLTAR; this is encoded by the coding sequence ATGGGTCTCACGAGCAACAAAGTGCTTCTGCTGTCAGTGCTGTTCGCCGTATTGCTGTTCATCGGAACGGTGTGGCTGTGGCCGCGTCTGGCCAAGCGCAACTGGCGGGCCGTCGGCGGGCGCGTCGGGCTGCTGCTCGCCACGCAATTGGCGCTCTTCGTGTCCATAGGGCTGTCCGCCAACCAGGCGTTCGGCTTCTACGCCAGTTGGGCGGACCTGTTCGGTCAGGAGACGGACCAGGGCGTGGTCGTCGACCACGCGAAGGGCGGCGCGCCGGCGGGTCCGCTGCGGGTGGTCGACACCCGGCGGGTGGACGGCGGCGGCAGCGGGATGCCGCGCTTCGGCGGGCAGATCCAGAAGATCGCCGTCATCGGGCGTACGACGGACATCGCCACGCCCGCGTACGTGTACCTGCCGCCGGAGTACTTCGATCCGCAGAACCGCACCCGGACCTTCCCCGCGGCCGTGGTCCTCACGGGCTACCCGGGCACGGCGGAGGCGCTGGTGAACAAGCTGCACTACCCGAGCACCGCGCGGACGCTCGCGAAGAACGGGCGCATGCAGCCGATGATCCTGGTGATGATGCGGCCGACGGTCGCGCCGCCGCGGGACACCGAGTGCGTCGACATCCCGCACGGCCCGCAGACCGAGTCGTTCTTCGCCAAGGACCTGCCGGAGGCCGTGACGGCCCACTACCGGGTGAACAAGAAGCCCGGCGGCTGGGGCATCATCGGCGACTCCACGGGCGGCTACTGCGCCCTGAAGCTGGCGATGCACCACCCGGAGGTCTACGGGGCGGGCGCGGGCCTGTCGGCCTACTACAAGGCGCCGAGCGACCCGACCACCGGCGACCTCTTCCACGGGAACAAGAAGCTCCGCAATGAAGCCGATTTGCACTGGTTTCTGAAGAATCGTTCCGCTCCGGCCACCTCGCTGCTCGTCACCAGCAGCAAGGCCGGTGAGTCCAACTACAAGCCGACGCTGAAGTTCATAGAGCTGGCGAAGTCCACCCACAGGACCAGGATCTCGTCGATCATCCTGGAAAGCGGCGGGCACAACTTCAACACCTGGCGCCGGGAGATCCCGCCGACCCTGGAGTGGGTCAGCGAACGGCTCACCGCGCGGTGA
- a CDS encoding phosphatidylglycerol lysyltransferase domain-containing protein yields MSGGVPPRSSRVRRIVRGPRPEAVPSLVARACALVGLLDVAGGVFPRFRHSRMHSFAEVLPGSFGPFAAALSLSAGVLLLLLAHGLRRGKRRAWRAAVVLLPAGAISQFVYRHSIVGALISVALLVPLLVHRDQFKALPDPRSRWRALANFVLMGAGSLGLGLVIVSVHPGRLIGDPSLADRITHVLYGLFGFEGPVDYQGNTSWTVAFSLGALGWITAVTTIYLAFRPEHPAARLTEEDESRLRVLLDKHGRRDSLGHFALRRDKAVVFSPSGKAAVTYRVVSGVMLASGDPIGDVEAWPGAIERFMDEAKAHSWTPAVMGCSETGGEVWTRETGLDALELGDEAVVDVADFSLAGRAMRNVRQMVKRIERAGYETRVRRVRDLGEAELERIRRAAEDWRGTDTERGFSMALGRVGDASDGDCLIATAHKADEVPGEYGDLKAILHFVPWGPDGASLDLMRRDRSADPGMNELLIVAALQAAPKFGITRVSLNFAMFRSALARGEKIGAGPVLRAWRGLLVFLSRWFQIESLYKFNAKFQPRWEPRFVVYRASADLPRIGFAAMQAEGFVSLALPLPRFLRRRSRAPRACAHAVAERDVRAA; encoded by the coding sequence ATGTCGGGTGGGGTTCCGCCCCGTAGCAGCCGGGTGCGGCGGATAGTGCGAGGTCCGCGCCCCGAGGCCGTGCCGTCCCTCGTCGCCCGGGCCTGTGCCCTCGTGGGCCTGCTGGACGTCGCCGGCGGCGTCTTCCCGCGGTTCCGGCACAGCCGTATGCACAGCTTCGCCGAGGTGCTGCCCGGTTCGTTCGGGCCCTTCGCGGCCGCGCTGTCACTCAGCGCCGGCGTCCTGCTGCTGCTGCTCGCCCACGGCCTCAGGCGCGGCAAGCGGCGCGCCTGGCGAGCCGCCGTGGTCCTGCTCCCGGCGGGCGCGATCTCGCAGTTCGTGTACCGGCACTCCATCGTGGGCGCGCTCATCTCGGTCGCCCTCCTCGTCCCGCTGCTGGTGCACCGCGACCAGTTCAAGGCGCTGCCCGACCCGCGCAGCCGCTGGCGTGCGCTCGCCAACTTCGTCCTCATGGGCGCCGGCTCCCTGGGTCTGGGCCTGGTCATCGTCAGCGTCCACCCGGGGCGCCTGATCGGCGACCCGAGCCTGGCCGATCGCATCACGCACGTCCTGTACGGCCTCTTCGGCTTCGAGGGCCCGGTCGACTACCAGGGCAACACCTCCTGGACGGTCGCCTTCTCCCTCGGCGCCCTCGGCTGGATCACCGCCGTCACCACGATCTACCTCGCCTTCCGCCCCGAGCACCCGGCCGCGCGTCTCACCGAGGAGGACGAGAGCCGGCTGCGCGTCCTGCTGGACAAGCACGGCCGGCGTGACTCCCTCGGCCACTTCGCGCTGCGCCGCGACAAGGCCGTCGTCTTCTCCCCCAGCGGCAAGGCGGCCGTCACCTACCGCGTGGTCTCCGGCGTGATGCTCGCCAGCGGCGACCCCATCGGCGATGTCGAAGCCTGGCCCGGCGCCATCGAACGCTTCATGGACGAGGCCAAGGCCCACTCCTGGACGCCCGCCGTCATGGGCTGCTCGGAGACCGGCGGCGAGGTGTGGACCCGCGAGACCGGTCTGGACGCCCTGGAGCTGGGCGACGAGGCGGTGGTGGACGTGGCGGATTTCTCCCTCGCCGGCCGCGCGATGCGCAACGTGCGCCAAATGGTCAAGCGCATCGAACGCGCCGGTTACGAGACCCGGGTGCGGCGCGTACGTGACCTGGGCGAGGCCGAGCTGGAGCGCATCCGGCGGGCCGCGGAGGACTGGCGCGGCACCGACACCGAGCGCGGCTTCTCCATGGCCCTGGGCCGCGTCGGCGACGCCTCCGACGGGGACTGCCTCATCGCCACCGCTCACAAGGCCGACGAGGTCCCCGGCGAGTACGGCGACCTGAAGGCGATCCTGCACTTCGTGCCCTGGGGTCCGGACGGGGCCTCCCTCGACCTGATGCGACGCGACCGCTCGGCCGACCCGGGCATGAACGAACTGCTGATCGTCGCCGCTCTCCAGGCCGCGCCGAAGTTCGGCATCACGCGCGTGTCGCTGAACTTCGCGATGTTCCGCTCCGCCCTGGCCCGGGGAGAGAAGATCGGCGCCGGTCCCGTGCTGCGCGCCTGGCGCGGGCTGCTGGTCTTCCTCTCGCGCTGGTTCCAGATCGAATCGCTGTACAAGTTCAACGCCAAGTTCCAGCCTCGCTGGGAACCCCGCTTCGTCGTCTACCGGGCCTCCGCCGACCTGCCCCGCATCGGCTTCGCCGCAATGCAGGCCGAGGGCTTCGTCAGCCTCGCCCTCCCCCTGCCGCGCTTCCTGCGCCGCCGCTCCCGCGCGCCCCGCGCGTGTGCGCACGCCGTGGCGGAGAGAGACGTACGCGCGGCATAG
- a CDS encoding PH domain-containing protein, whose product MTAPGVEDGVEDGGPQAPGASAVRPAPPAAERRLHPVTPFRRAWAPVAVLVGWAVHDPNQAQEQLTRLTTTTLLIALAVLVPAASLYGFLTWWFTHFAVTDGELRIRTGLLFRRTAHIRLERIQAVDVSQPLLARVAGVAKLRLDVVGAEKKDELAFLGEEEARALRAELLARAAGFAPDAAREMGEAPAREVLRVPARELAIALALTGATWGALAAALVVPPVLWLATHSVWTVLATGVPLLGAVGASSVGRFVGEYDWTVGESPDGLRIDHGLLDRTHETVPPGRVQTVRIVQPLLWRRRRWVRVELDVAGSANSVLVPVAPYAAAEIVVARVLPGVAVPAEASLERPPRRAGRCVPVWWRGYGITVTDTVFAARHGLLRRRLSLVPHAKVQSVRLTQGPWQRLWGLADVHVDTGAGKTVTARLRDAQDAARLLDSQAERSRTGRRDARPDRWMT is encoded by the coding sequence GTGACGGCACCGGGCGTGGAGGACGGTGTGGAGGACGGCGGGCCGCAGGCGCCCGGCGCGTCCGCGGTCCGTCCGGCGCCGCCCGCCGCCGAACGGCGGCTGCATCCCGTGACGCCGTTCCGACGGGCCTGGGCGCCCGTCGCCGTCCTCGTCGGCTGGGCGGTGCACGACCCGAACCAGGCGCAGGAGCAGCTCACCCGGCTGACCACGACGACGCTGCTGATCGCGCTCGCCGTCCTTGTGCCCGCGGCCTCCCTCTACGGCTTTCTGACCTGGTGGTTCACTCATTTCGCGGTGACCGACGGCGAACTGCGCATCCGGACCGGGCTGCTGTTCCGGCGCACCGCGCACATCCGGCTGGAACGCATCCAGGCGGTCGACGTCAGTCAGCCGCTGCTGGCCCGCGTCGCGGGCGTGGCGAAACTCCGGTTGGACGTGGTCGGCGCCGAGAAGAAGGACGAACTCGCGTTTCTGGGCGAGGAGGAGGCCCGCGCGCTACGGGCCGAGCTCCTCGCGCGCGCGGCGGGCTTCGCCCCGGATGCGGCGCGCGAGATGGGTGAAGCTCCCGCGCGCGAGGTGCTGCGGGTGCCGGCGCGCGAGCTCGCGATCGCGCTGGCGCTGACGGGCGCCACCTGGGGCGCGCTGGCCGCCGCGCTCGTCGTGCCGCCCGTGCTGTGGCTGGCCACCCACAGTGTGTGGACGGTCCTGGCGACCGGGGTGCCGCTGCTCGGCGCGGTCGGTGCGAGCAGCGTGGGACGCTTCGTCGGCGAGTACGACTGGACGGTCGGCGAGTCGCCGGACGGGCTGCGGATCGATCACGGCCTGCTGGACCGCACGCACGAGACGGTGCCGCCCGGACGGGTGCAGACCGTGCGGATCGTCCAGCCGCTGCTGTGGCGGCGACGGCGCTGGGTGCGCGTCGAGCTGGACGTGGCCGGCTCCGCCAACTCCGTGCTCGTGCCGGTCGCCCCGTACGCGGCCGCGGAGATCGTCGTCGCGCGCGTGCTGCCCGGGGTGGCCGTCCCGGCCGAAGCGTCGCTGGAGCGCCCGCCGCGCCGGGCAGGACGGTGTGTGCCGGTGTGGTGGCGGGGGTACGGCATCACGGTCACGGACACCGTGTTCGCCGCCCGGCACGGCCTGCTGCGCCGCCGTCTGTCGCTGGTGCCGCACGCCAAGGTCCAGAGCGTACGGCTGACGCAGGGGCCCTGGCAGCGCCTCTGGGGCCTCGCGGACGTCCATGTGGACACGGGGGCCGGAAAGACGGTCACGGCCCGCCTGAGGGACGCGCAGGACGCCGCGCGACTGCTCGACAGCCAGGCCGAACGGTCTCGGACCGGGCGCCGCGACGCCCGGCCCGACCGGTGGATGACATGA